The following are encoded in a window of Sphaerisporangium siamense genomic DNA:
- a CDS encoding FAD-dependent oxidoreductase: MPEPHRPVVLAVDDDPHVLRAIRRDLIRAYQGRYRVLTSGSGAEAIQILDSLINRNEEPALVLSDQRMPELTGIELLAAAADRFPSARRVLLTAYADTSVAIAAINEVRLDHYLIKPWDPPEERLYPVLDELLADWQSSYEPPYGGITVIGLPFAPATHRVRDFLTRHRQPFKFQDATESGQDIPTDELPVVLLPDGRRLAAPATGQLATALGLAMEVKHPHYDVAIVGAGPAGLAAAVYTASEGLSTLLVEAYVPGGQAGSSSRIENYLGFPSGISGVELTSRAVSQARRFGVDLLAPMEAVRLRRAGRAVILDLADGKEISAGTVLLCPGLSYSRFDAEGAGRFEGAGIYYGATLSETTLCTGQHVWIVGGANSAGQAALHFSRHARHVTMLVRAGDLESRMSQYLIDEIRRAPNVDVRTRTILVAADGDDRLESITLRDLDTGEEVTEDAEYVFTFIGARPRTEWLDGAVARDGHGFLVTGQDLGPRKSIDGWDLPREPLPLETSMPGVFVAGDARAKSIKRIASSVGEGAMAVAMIHRYRAES, translated from the coding sequence ATGCCTGAGCCGCACCGCCCGGTCGTGCTCGCCGTGGACGACGACCCCCACGTGCTGAGAGCCATACGTCGTGACTTGATCCGGGCCTACCAGGGCCGCTATCGCGTTCTCACCTCCGGATCGGGCGCCGAGGCGATCCAGATCCTCGACTCCCTGATCAACCGCAACGAGGAACCCGCGCTGGTCCTTTCCGACCAGCGCATGCCGGAGCTGACCGGCATCGAACTGCTCGCCGCCGCCGCGGACCGCTTCCCCTCGGCGCGCCGGGTGCTCCTGACGGCGTACGCCGACACCAGCGTCGCCATCGCCGCCATCAACGAGGTCCGGCTCGACCACTACCTCATCAAGCCGTGGGACCCTCCCGAGGAACGGCTCTACCCCGTGCTCGACGAGCTGCTGGCCGACTGGCAGTCGAGCTACGAGCCGCCCTACGGCGGCATCACCGTCATCGGCCTGCCCTTCGCGCCCGCCACCCATCGCGTGCGCGACTTTCTCACCCGCCACCGCCAGCCCTTCAAGTTCCAGGACGCCACCGAGTCCGGCCAGGACATCCCGACGGACGAGCTGCCGGTGGTCCTGCTGCCCGACGGCAGGCGGCTCGCCGCCCCGGCCACCGGGCAGCTCGCGACCGCGCTCGGCCTCGCCATGGAGGTGAAACACCCGCACTACGACGTGGCCATCGTCGGCGCGGGCCCCGCCGGTCTCGCCGCCGCCGTCTACACCGCCTCCGAGGGCCTGTCCACGCTGCTCGTGGAGGCGTACGTCCCCGGCGGCCAGGCGGGCTCGTCCAGCAGGATCGAGAACTACCTGGGGTTCCCGTCGGGCATCTCCGGCGTCGAGCTGACCAGCCGGGCCGTGTCCCAGGCCCGCCGGTTCGGCGTCGACCTGCTCGCGCCCATGGAGGCCGTACGCCTGCGGCGCGCCGGGCGCGCGGTGATCCTCGACCTGGCCGACGGCAAGGAGATCAGCGCGGGGACCGTCCTGCTGTGCCCCGGGCTGTCCTACAGCAGGTTCGACGCCGAGGGGGCCGGCCGCTTCGAGGGCGCCGGCATCTACTACGGCGCCACCCTCTCGGAAACCACCCTGTGCACCGGGCAGCACGTCTGGATCGTCGGCGGGGCCAACTCCGCCGGCCAGGCGGCGCTGCACTTCTCCCGGCACGCCCGGCACGTGACGATGCTCGTGCGCGCCGGCGACCTGGAGTCGCGCATGTCGCAGTACCTGATCGACGAGATCCGCCGCGCGCCGAACGTCGACGTGCGGACGCGGACGATCCTGGTGGCCGCGGACGGCGACGACCGGCTCGAAAGCATCACGCTGCGCGATCTCGACACCGGCGAGGAGGTGACCGAGGACGCCGAGTACGTCTTCACGTTCATCGGCGCCCGGCCGCGCACCGAATGGCTCGACGGCGCCGTGGCCCGCGACGGCCACGGCTTCCTGGTCACCGGCCAGGACCTCGGGCCCAGGAAGTCGATCGACGGCTGGGACCTGCCCCGCGAGCCCCTGCCGCTGGAGACCAGCATGCCCGGGGTCTTCGTGGCCGGCGACGCCCGGGCCAAGTCCATCAAACGCATCGCCTCAAGCGTCGGCGAGGGCGCGATGGCCGTCGCGATGATCCACCGCTACCGCGCCGAGAGCTGA
- a CDS encoding type 1 glutamine amidotransferase domain-containing protein, translated as MPRNILIILSEYGYWGEELLGPLTTFDERGYQSVFATPTGKRPRALPPSLDPGYVDPPLGRPVTTPEVAVAARLLDESDRLDAPLSLAEWIPDRPYFSEQNFIRKIEAYYRDIARLDEDVKQYDALTIVGGSGPIADMANNGRLHELILAFLRAGKPILAECYGVACLAFARDWESRQSILWGKHVTGHCKEYDYKDGTGFVGVDFNMGPPPYPLEYILRDATGPDGRYHGNVGKETSVIVDYPFVTGRSTPDSFLSGQKLVEVLESGLRRYGW; from the coding sequence ATGCCGCGCAATATCCTTATCATTCTCTCCGAGTACGGGTACTGGGGAGAGGAACTTCTGGGGCCGCTGACCACATTCGATGAACGTGGATATCAGAGCGTCTTCGCCACCCCCACGGGCAAGCGCCCGCGGGCCCTGCCCCCGAGCCTCGACCCCGGCTACGTCGACCCGCCTCTCGGGCGGCCGGTCACCACGCCCGAGGTCGCCGTGGCCGCCCGCCTGCTGGACGAGTCCGACCGCCTCGACGCCCCGCTCAGCCTCGCCGAGTGGATCCCTGACCGGCCGTACTTCAGCGAGCAGAACTTCATCCGCAAGATCGAGGCCTACTACCGGGACATCGCCCGGCTGGACGAGGACGTCAAGCAGTACGACGCGCTGACCATCGTCGGCGGCAGCGGCCCGATCGCCGACATGGCGAACAACGGCCGGCTGCACGAGCTGATCCTCGCCTTCCTGCGGGCCGGCAAGCCCATCCTCGCCGAGTGCTACGGCGTCGCCTGCCTGGCCTTCGCCCGTGACTGGGAGTCCCGCCAGAGCATCCTGTGGGGCAAGCACGTCACCGGCCACTGCAAGGAGTACGACTACAAGGACGGCACCGGCTTCGTCGGCGTGGACTTCAACATGGGCCCGCCGCCGTACCCCCTGGAGTACATCCTCCGCGACGCCACCGGGCCCGACGGCCGCTACCACGGCAACGTCGGCAAGGAGACCTCGGTCATCGTGGACTACCCGTTCGTCACCGGACGCTCGACCCCCGACTCGTTCCTGTCGGGCCAGAAGCTCGTCGAGGTCCTGGAGTCCGGCCTGCGGCGCTACGGCTGGTGA